The following are from one region of the Saccharomyces kudriavzevii IFO 1802 strain IFO1802 genome assembly, chromosome: 12 genome:
- the CTR3 gene encoding high-affinity Cu transporter CTR3 (similar to Saccharomyces cerevisiae CTR3 (YLR411W); ancestral locus Anc_4.277), protein MNMGGSSSTAAKKATCKISMLWNWYTIDTCFIARSWRNDTKGKFAGSCIGCFALVVVAQWLTRFSRQFDVELLRRQKIKHLAAYSPEEYIVKCGDQDTKSDMEELQGFHNEPSWKTTLISLKKSFIYSFYVWGPRRLNEPEDDLLKKVLSCCSLVTPVDLYPSLLDHMVRVTIFVLQWGLSYIIMLLFMYYNGYIIISCLIGAIFGRFIFCYEPLGSLGSSGSQGTVSYDKESDDRKCCL, encoded by the coding sequence ATGAACATGGGAGGTAGTAGCAGCACCGCTGCTAAGAAAGCTACCTGTAAAATATCGATGCTGTGGAACTGGTATACGATTGACACCTGCTTTATTGCAAGATCCTGGAGAAATGACACCAAAGGAAAATTTGCTGGTTCCTGTATCGGCTGTTTTGCACTCGTGGTGGTTGCTCAATGGCTTACTCGTTTCTCAAGGCAGTTTGATGTAGAGCTTTTACGAAGACAGAAGATAAAGCATTTGGCGGCTTACTCGCCGGAGGAGTACATAGTCAAATGCGGAGATCAAGATACGAAGTCTGATATGGAGGAGCTACAAGGCTTCCACAACGAACCAAGTTGGAAGACAACTTTGATTTCCCTAAAAAAGAGTTTTATCTACAGTTTCTACGTTTGGGGTCCAAGAAGATTGAATGAACCTGAAGATGACTTACTAAAGAAGGTCTTGTCGTGCTGTTCTCTAGTAACACCAGTGGATTTGTACCCAAGCCTTTTGGATCACATGGTAAGAGTAaccatttttgttttacaATGGGGGTTGTCTTACATTATTATGCTGTTGTTCATGTACTATAACGGTTATATCATTATTAGTTGTTTGATAGGTGCTATCTTCGGTCGTTTTATATTTTGCTACGAGCCTTTGGGTTCATTGGGGTCAAGTGGATCTCAAGGCACAGTAAGCTACGATAAAGAAAGTGATGATCGCAAATGCTGCCTgtaa
- the BER1 gene encoding Ber1p (similar to Saccharomyces cerevisiae BER1 (YLR412W); ancestral locus Anc_4.279), protein MDIEETRTQFKKTGKKAVPAASFEQNVQANRDFLKKSEFLSDLLENLQPHLNNIKKVRCVAIGNFQEDFPATFQFALLLEIIDHINNETSRDILISLYDPIFTENEMHYLESLGDKWVIQENFSEINTGDYKSVLYFLPHAPLDLTERILASECPHLWLANNMISHTDRYTKAKLFEKYPHLGKLVHYLQPNLVAETKKQDGADDFTAFVPKRKRKNKNNSTKLKVKIPDIDYGSIATKFTSCKILTDFDEGKYLKERPWINSFSDLTLHAIGY, encoded by the coding sequence ATGGATATAGAAGAAACTAGAACACAGTTCAAGAAAACCGGCAAAAAAGCAGTACCTGCTGCATCGTTCGAACAGAACGTCCAGGCCAATagagattttttgaagaaatcagaGTTTCTCTCTGATTTACTTGAAAATTTACAGCCACATCTCAATAACATCAAAAAAGTACGATGTGTTGCAATCGGCAACTTTCAGGAGGATTTTCCCGCGACCTTCCAATTTGCTCTCCTTCTGGAGATTATTGATCATATAAATAACGAAACTTCAAGAGACATTCTTATTTCTCTATATGACCCAATATTTACCGAAAACGAGATGCATTACTTAGAAAGTTTGGGGGACAAGTGGGTGATAcaggaaaatttttcagaaatcaATACAGGCGACTATAAATCCGTCTTGTATTTCCTTCCTCATGCTCCCTTAGACTTAACCGAAAGAATACTAGCGTCAGAGTGCCCACACTTATGGCTGGCGAACAACATGATATCACACACTGACAGATACACTAAGGCCAaactatttgaaaaatatcctCATTTAGGCAAGCTCGTACATTACCTGCAGCCGAACCTTGTAGCCGAGACTAAGAAACAAGATGGTGCAGATGATTTTACAGCTTTTGTTCCgaagaggaaaaggaaaaacaaaaacaactCTACCAAACTCAAAGTCAAAATTCCTGATATAGACTATGGTTCGATAGCGACAAAGTTCACATCTTGCAAAATACTTACGGATTTTGACGAGggaaaatatttgaaagaaagacCTTGGATCAACTCCTTCTCTGATTTAACGTTGCATGCTATAGGATATTAA
- the INA1 gene encoding Ina1p (similar to Saccharomyces cerevisiae YKL187C and YLR413W; ancestral locus Anc_4.285) translates to MNLRLLLPICAFLTLTTFLLTIIAISGSTSNYKPLTNIFIGDADISKINVTKVMPQVGPILTVLGSALTAPNATVEDIFGALKAIASTEALSPLLHLLSNAANTSTTLSSLTKLAPMALLGSNSGTTAAFSALDELLETSKNTTQLLDGFSTLMSSMSTNSSSSMLALENTVMTLLVDSSDPIGTTESLITLNNMTTEEKKQLSPVFSLFGSSKNITATSDALGTIMNSTIPTKLVSSLFTSLQDALDEGQNVTETITKLGATVPSSLHSAVQAVITLFDESTSQNITLSVLSNMISENITESPSAKVAMVALTNLLDYTTNQTELLSSVESLAISSEAASSTNQLVALDEILSSSANASKVASLVPALEAQLANNTVLLKYVPYLFDLLSASANPALSFSSLINITKWAETNAATFLPMLSILSSAENMTTITPEQLRDMTPSILEYLNIPVVYRISIFTMCRAHLNRTIYSCSKSHAVQNMNFRAIVYNNIEASEFKPYLEALNIGKDDLHLDGELQNRQHMYVPAVRAALAMNLMCIITAFFLMLYLLLLSRRPAVSQKQWLILGFISCWECTFSGLGSAIFSVILNMMKSGTKKDNYDVIISGCSPFYGLLWSGFVLASFVFLCIAYSWWIGRKEAGVVGTEKIIQESDSTSRIIEEHESVTDAEKNFAR, encoded by the coding sequence ATGAATCTAAGACTACTCCTCCCGATTTGTGCCTTTTTGACACTGACAACGTTTTTATTGACCATTATTGCCATCTCGGGTTCCACCTCGAATTATAAGCCATTAAcaaacattttcatcggGGATGCTGATATCTCGAAGATCAACGTTACAAAAGTTATGCCACAAGTTGGTCCAATTTTGACAGTTTTGGGTTCTGCCTTGACTGCTCCAAATGCTACAGTGGAAGACATCTTTGGCGCTCTTAAGGCAATTGCATCTACTGAGGCCTTGTCTCCTCTACTGCACTTATTGTCCAATGCTGCTAACACCTCAACCACACTATCATCTTTGACAAAACTGGCCCCAATGGCTTTACTGGGGTCCAACTCTGGCACAACAGCGGCCTTTTCCGCTCTTGATGAGCTATTGGAAACTTCTAAAAACACTACCCAACTCTTGGACGGTTTCAGCACATTAATGTCATCTATGTCGACCAATAGTTCTTCTAGTATGCTTGCCTTGGAAAACACCGTTATGACCTTACTTGTCGATTCCTCTGACCCCATAGGTACGACTGAGTCTTTGATTACTTTGAATAATATGACtactgaagaaaagaaacaattgTCGCCCGTGTTTAGTTTATTTGGAAGCTCCAAAAACATTACCGCCACATCAGATGCATTAGGAACCATCATGAACTCTACCATTCCAACAAAattggtttcttcattgtttACTAGTCTACAAGACGCCCTTGATGAAGGCCAAAATGTGACCGAGACAATCACAAAACTAGGGGCCACGGTCCCTTCGAGTTTGCATTCAGCTGTACAAGCTGTTATTACACTATTTGACGAAAGTACCTCTCAAAACATAACGTTGTCAGTATTGAGCAATATGATTTCTGAAAACATCACCGAATCCCCCTCCGCTAAAGTGGCTATGGTTGCCTTGACGAACCTATTAGATTATACCACAAACCAAACTGAACTCCTTTCATCTGTCGAAAGTTTAGCTATCTCTAGCGAGGCTGCTTCCTCCACTAATCAACTGGTAGCGcttgatgaaattctttCCAGCAGTGCTAACGCCTCCAAGGTTGCTTCACTGGTCCCGGCGTTGGAGGCTCAATTAGCCAACAATACCGTACTGCTTAAATACGTCCCATATTTGTTCGATCTACTATCTGCATCCGCTAACCCAGCACtaagtttttcatctttgaTCAACATTACTAAATGGGCAGAGACTAATGCTGCTACATTCTTACCAATGTTGAGTATCTTGAGTTCCGCTGAAAACATGACAACCATCACACCAGAACAGCTTAGAGACATGACTCCATCTATCCTTGAGTACTTGAACATCCCCGTGGTGTACCGTATATCTATCTTCACAATGTGCCGCGCTCACCTAAACAGAACAATCTATTCATGCAGCAAGTCTCATGCTGTCCAGAACATGAATTTCAGGGCAATTGTTTACAATAATATTGAAGCATCTGAATTTAAGCCTTATTTGGAAGCCCTAAACATCGGCAAAGATGATTTACATTTAGACGGTGAATTACAAAACAGACAACACATGTATGTTCCAGCAGTTAGGGCCGCTTTAGCCATGAATTTGATGTGTATTATCACAGCCTTCTTCCTAATGTTATACTTACTCCTATTGAGTAGACGCCCCGCGGTCAGTCAAAAACAATGGTTGATATTGGGTTTTATTTCCTGTTGGGAGTGTACTTTCAGCGGGTTGGGCAGTGCTATCTTCAGTGTCATTCTTAATATGATGAAATCCGGTACCAAAAAGGATAATTACGACGTGATTATTTCTGGATGTTCTCCATTTTATGGTCTACTGTGGTCTGGATTTGTACTTGCCTCCTTTGTATTTCTCTGCATTGCATACAGTTGGTGGATCGGCAGAAAGGAAGCCGGCGTCGTGGGAACTGAGAAAatcattcaagaaagtGATTCTACCTCGAGAATCATTGAAGAACATGAAAGTGTCACTGATGCTGAAAAGAACTTTGCCAGGTAA